Proteins encoded within one genomic window of Trichomycterus rosablanca isolate fTriRos1 chromosome 7, fTriRos1.hap1, whole genome shotgun sequence:
- the parapinopsina gene encoding parapinopsin a produces MESLQSSTFTQMNTVHQGSVNDHIIPRIGYTILAIIMGLSSFFGIILNVIVIVVTVKHRQLRQPLNYALVNLAVADLGCALFGGVPTMICNAMGYFSLGRIGCVLEGFAVGFFGIAALCSVAVIAVDRYLVVCRPMGTILFQTKHAVAGVLFSWVWSFIWNTPPLFGWGSYQLEGVMTSCAPDWYSRDPVNVSFIMCYFLLCFALPFAIIVFSYSHLMYTLRQVVKLQMAEGGSTAKAEAQVARMVVVMIMAFLLTWLPYAAFALSVIFDSNLYINPVIATIPAHLTKSSTAFNPIIYIFMNRQFRDCALPFLFCGRNPWATSTAESDTGNTVTSSVSKSSTVSPL; encoded by the exons ATGGAGTCCCTTCAGTCGTCCACCTTTACCCAGATGAACACAGTGCATCAGGGCTCAGTTAATGATCACATAATTCCAAGAATAGGTTATACTATCTTGGCGATCATTATGGGTCTTTCCTCCTTTTTTGGCATCATATTGAATGTAATAGTGATTGTTGTGACAGTGAAGCACAGACAACTGCGCCAACCGCTGAATTATGCTCTGGTGAACCTAGCAGTGGCTGATCTCGGTTGTGCGCTATTTGGAGGCGTGCCTACAATGATCTGCAATGCCATGGGCTACTTCAGCTTAGGAAGGATAGGATGTGTTTTGGAGGGCTTTGCTGTTGGCTTCTTTG GTATTGCTGCTTTGTGTTCTGTGGCAGTCATTGCTGTTGATCGCTACTTGGTGGTTTGCAGACCCATGGGCACTATCTTGTTTCAAACTAAGCATGCAGTGGCAGGTGTGCTCTTTTCCTGGGTCTGGTCCTTCATTTGGAACACTCCACCTCTGTTTGGATGGGGCAGTTACCAACTAGAGGGTGTGATGACCTCCTGTGCTCCTGACTGGTACAGCAGAGACCCAGTCAACGTCTCCTTCATCATGTGTTACTTTTTGCTCTGTTTTGCCCTGCCTTTTGCCATCATTGTCTTCTCCTACTCACATCTCATGTATACCTTACGACAG GTGGTCAAGCTGCAAATGGCAGAAGGAGGAAGCACAGCCAAGGCTGAGGCACAGGTGGCACGTATGGTCGTTGTGATGATCATGGCTTTCTTGCTCACGTGGCTGCCCTATGCTGCTTTTGCTTTATCTGTGATCTTTGACTCCAACCTGTACATCAACCCAGTAATTGCCACAATTCCCGCCCACCTGACCAAGAGCAGCACTGCCTTCAATCCTATCATTTACATCTTCATGAACAGACAG TTTAGGGATTGTGCTTTGCCATTTCTGTTCTGTGGAAGGAACCCTTGGGCAACCAGTACAGCAGAGTCAGATACGGGAAATACAGTAACTTCTTCTGTCAGCAAAAGCAGCACTGTGTCACCATTATAA